In the Novosphingobium sp. 9 genome, one interval contains:
- a CDS encoding rhamnogalacturonan acetylesterase translates to MAQAKAAAASVAAPAARTYPIGDPARLAAYTPGGSGIEAIDSAQGFVWSVAVPEGLYRVTVTLGDSRRAAHTTVKAESRRLMLRDVATRAGQSVTRSFLVDVRRPDLPTDPHGAPSLADHVLLDADDIASRDWDDRLSLEFLGAPAVYSIRIEPARTPVIYLVGDSTVADQYAEPYASWGQALPALFDDGVAVSNHAKSGGTMKSLLAQLRLAKVLSRIQPGDWLFIQFGHNDQKQNWPLTYLDPKTTYPAYLRAYIAEARARGANPVLVTSPERRNFDAAGHITDTLGTYAEAVRQVAAQEHVPLIDLNADSRAIYEALGPDVSPRAFAMDGADRTHNDNYGALLLASAVAERIRESIPALAAHITAPPFDPAHPPPPETLKTLESLGHATEKPKGN, encoded by the coding sequence ATGGCGCAAGCAAAGGCCGCTGCTGCATCGGTCGCGGCGCCTGCGGCACGGACCTATCCGATCGGCGATCCGGCGCGGCTGGCAGCCTACACGCCGGGCGGAAGCGGGATCGAGGCGATCGATTCCGCGCAAGGCTTCGTCTGGTCCGTCGCCGTGCCCGAGGGGCTCTATCGCGTCACGGTGACGCTCGGCGATTCCCGGCGCGCGGCGCACACCACCGTCAAGGCGGAAAGCCGCCGCCTGATGCTGCGCGACGTAGCCACCCGTGCCGGGCAGAGCGTGACGCGCAGTTTCCTCGTCGATGTGCGGCGCCCCGATCTCCCCACCGATCCGCACGGCGCGCCGAGCCTTGCCGATCACGTCCTGCTGGATGCCGACGACATCGCCAGCCGTGACTGGGACGACCGGCTCAGCCTCGAATTTCTCGGCGCGCCCGCCGTGTACTCGATTCGCATCGAGCCCGCGCGCACGCCGGTGATCTACCTCGTTGGCGATTCGACGGTCGCGGACCAGTACGCCGAGCCCTATGCCAGTTGGGGCCAGGCTCTCCCCGCGCTGTTCGACGATGGCGTGGCGGTGTCGAACCACGCCAAGTCCGGCGGCACGATGAAGTCGCTGCTCGCCCAGTTGCGACTGGCCAAAGTGCTGTCGCGCATCCAGCCGGGCGACTGGCTGTTCATCCAGTTCGGTCACAATGACCAGAAGCAGAACTGGCCGCTGACCTATCTCGATCCCAAGACGACCTACCCCGCCTATCTGCGCGCCTACATCGCCGAAGCCCGCGCGCGCGGTGCAAATCCGGTGCTGGTGACATCGCCGGAGCGCCGCAACTTCGATGCCGCCGGGCACATCACCGATACGCTCGGCACTTATGCCGAAGCGGTCCGGCAGGTGGCGGCGCAGGAGCATGTGCCGCTGATCGACCTAAACGCCGACAGCCGCGCGATCTATGAGGCCCTGGGACCCGACGTTTCGCCCCGCGCCTTTGCCATGGATGGTGCGGACAGGACCCACAACGACAACTACGGCGCGCTGCTGCTGGCCAGTGCCGTCGCCGAACGTATCCGCGAGTCGATTCCCGCCCTCGCCGCGCACATCACCGCGCCGCCGTTCGATCCGGCCCATCCTCCGCCACCCGAAACGCTGAAAACGCTCGAAAGCCTCGGCCACGCCACGGAAAAGCCGAAAGGCAACTGA
- a CDS encoding glycoside hydrolase family 43 protein produces the protein MIRLDRRTACAGLGLGIGLSLTGTHAFAAQSSRSGPIVFAYFSTGKGEADGMKLAISEDGYTFRSLLEGRPVLVPQVGEKKLLRDPFLFRGTETEPLWHCVWTTAWDGQTIGHAVSRDLVTWTDQQALPVMAGIEGTRNCWAPEAIYDAANRRWVLFWSSTVEGRFLETAGTSEGGYNHRLWSTTTRDFQTFTPAQVLYDPGFSVIDGTFAHAPDGSLWLVVKDETVKPPRKWLRAALAKGPLGPFGKLGEPFTDSWVEGPMTLRVGDELLCWYDVYRDGRWGAAVTRDMVHWRDASPLLQMPPGARHGSVVRVNAAEGARLLALT, from the coding sequence ATGATCCGGCTTGACCGTCGCACGGCTTGCGCGGGGCTGGGTCTCGGGATCGGCCTTTCACTCACCGGCACGCACGCATTCGCAGCACAGTCGTCTCGCAGCGGCCCGATCGTCTTCGCCTATTTCAGTACCGGCAAGGGAGAGGCCGACGGCATGAAGCTGGCGATCAGCGAGGATGGTTACACTTTCCGCTCGCTGCTCGAAGGACGCCCGGTGCTGGTCCCGCAAGTGGGCGAGAAAAAACTGCTGCGCGATCCGTTCCTGTTTCGCGGGACGGAAACCGAGCCGCTCTGGCACTGCGTGTGGACCACGGCATGGGACGGCCAGACCATCGGCCATGCGGTCAGCCGCGATCTCGTGACCTGGACCGACCAGCAGGCGCTGCCGGTGATGGCGGGCATCGAGGGCACCCGCAACTGCTGGGCGCCCGAGGCGATTTACGATGCCGCGAACCGGCGCTGGGTGCTGTTCTGGTCGAGCACGGTCGAAGGGCGTTTCCTCGAAACGGCGGGCACATCGGAAGGCGGCTACAACCACCGCCTGTGGTCCACCACCACGCGCGATTTCCAGACGTTCACGCCCGCGCAGGTGCTCTACGATCCCGGCTTCAGCGTGATCGACGGCACCTTTGCCCATGCACCGGACGGCTCGCTGTGGCTGGTGGTCAAAGACGAGACGGTCAAGCCGCCCCGCAAGTGGCTGCGTGCCGCACTTGCCAAAGGCCCGCTCGGCCCGTTCGGCAAACTGGGCGAACCGTTTACCGACAGCTGGGTGGAAGGGCCGATGACGCTTCGCGTGGGCGACGAACTGCTGTGCTGGTACGACGTCTATCGCGACGGGCGCTGGGGCGCGGCCGTCACCCGCGATATGGTCCACTGGCGCGATGCCTCGCCCCTGCTGCAGATGCCGCCGGGCGCGCGCCATGGCTCGGTCGTGCGGGTGAATGCTGCCGAAGGGGCAAGGCTGCTGGCTTTGACTTGA
- a CDS encoding DUF6250 domain-containing protein, whose amino-acid sequence MVEAQAERAGRHRLRRDGGFRRRSERCRQRRQRVLDGERSRGAERLPLTRRRSGAFADYDTLKTYYVGIGGNRNTTTRLRRYVGKPGDRPLLPGNDRADPASRLQPNRWTHVRLTAEGGHITVEYDGKPLFALDDADPYRAGWFALRTTKSHLKIRNFRIAPLRTDDVASKPLFRDPVHDGAADPSTIYDAAKREWVMFYTNRRADLPMDDKDDVRWVHGTAIGTARSKDGVHWRYGGTAAIPASCTGETLWAPDVERFGGLYHMWVTVVPGVFRDWKAPRFIVHLTSRDLAHWTCGERLDLGADRVIDPSVVALPGGGYRLFFNDERMGKAIRTADSPDLVHWTVKDRLTQTPGEGPKAFFWKNRWWLVSDAWKGLLVMSSTDGEHWSTQPGYILADAGTAPTDRAKGQHPDVIVSGERAWIVYFVHQSGENRTKTQPDYGRHTALQIAELKESDGVLSVDRNAPAHVDLIPPAGHR is encoded by the coding sequence GTGGTGGAAGCGCAAGCTGAGCGGGCCGGTCGCCATCGATTACGACGTGATGGCGGTTTCCGCAGGCGGTCCGAACGATGCCGTCAGCGACGTCAACGCGTTCTGGATGGCGAGCGATCCCGCGGTGCCGAACGGCTCCCCCTCACCCGTCGACGCAGCGGCGCCTTTGCGGATTACGATACGCTCAAGACCTACTACGTCGGCATCGGCGGCAACCGCAACACCACCACGCGCCTGCGCCGCTATGTCGGCAAGCCGGGCGACCGCCCGCTGCTGCCCGGCAACGACCGCGCCGATCCCGCCTCGCGGCTCCAGCCCAACCGCTGGACCCATGTGCGACTGACGGCCGAGGGTGGGCACATCACTGTCGAATACGACGGCAAGCCGCTGTTCGCGCTCGACGATGCCGATCCCTATCGCGCGGGCTGGTTCGCGCTGCGCACCACCAAGAGCCACCTCAAGATCCGCAACTTCCGCATCGCCCCGCTGCGGACGGACGATGTGGCGTCCAAGCCGCTGTTCCGCGATCCGGTCCACGATGGCGCCGCCGATCCCTCGACGATCTACGACGCGGCCAAGCGCGAGTGGGTGATGTTTTACACAAACCGCCGCGCCGACCTGCCGATGGACGACAAGGACGACGTGCGCTGGGTTCATGGTACCGCCATCGGCACCGCGCGCTCCAAGGATGGTGTCCACTGGCGCTATGGCGGGACCGCCGCCATCCCTGCAAGCTGCACCGGTGAGACGCTGTGGGCGCCCGATGTGGAGCGCTTCGGCGGCCTCTATCACATGTGGGTAACGGTGGTGCCCGGCGTGTTCCGCGACTGGAAAGCACCGCGCTTCATCGTCCACCTGACCAGCCGCGATCTGGCGCACTGGACCTGTGGCGAGCGGCTGGACCTTGGCGCCGACCGGGTGATCGATCCCAGCGTCGTTGCCCTGCCCGGCGGCGGCTATCGCCTGTTCTTCAACGACGAGCGCATGGGCAAGGCGATCCGCACTGCCGACAGCCCCGATCTGGTTCACTGGACCGTGAAGGATCGCCTGACGCAAACGCCCGGCGAAGGCCCCAAGGCGTTCTTCTGGAAGAACCGCTGGTGGCTGGTCTCCGATGCGTGGAAAGGCTTGCTTGTCATGTCCTCCACCGACGGCGAGCACTGGAGCACCCAGCCCGGCTATATCCTCGCCGATGCCGGAACTGCGCCCACCGACCGCGCCAAGGGACAGCACCCGGACGTGATTGTCTCTGGCGAACGCGCGTGGATCGTCTATTTCGTCCATCAGAGCGGCGAGAACCGGACGAAGACACAGCCCGATTACGGACGGCACACGGCCCTGCAGATCGCGGAACTGAAGGAGAGTGATGGCGTGCTCAGTGTCGATCGCAATGCCCCGGCCCATGTCGATCTCATACCCCCGGCGGGCCATCGATGA